The following are from one region of the Candidatus Krumholzibacteriota bacterium genome:
- a CDS encoding RNA-binding protein, whose amino-acid sequence MAKNIYVGNLPFSTNDDDLDKIFAPFGAVSSARIIKDKFTDRSRGFGFVEMENDEEALKAIEAVNGMEIEGRSLKVSEARPREDRRNSRGGGGGGGGRGGYNRDY is encoded by the coding sequence ATGGCAAAGAATATTTATGTGGGAAATCTTCCATTCTCAACAAATGATGATGATCTGGACAAGATTTTCGCTCCTTTTGGCGCTGTCTCATCAGCCCGTATAATCAAGGATAAATTCACTGATCGTTCAAGAGGCTTCGGCTTCGTCGAGATGGAAAATGATGAGGAAGCGTTGAAAGCGATAGAGGCTGTCAATGGAATGGAAATAGAAGGCCGTTCCCTTAAGGTCAGCGAAGCAAGGCCCCGTGAGGACCGCAGAAACAGCCGCGGTGGCGGCGGTGGCGGCGGCGGTCGCGGCGGGTACAACAGGGACTACTAG